One window from the genome of Flavobacterium agricola encodes:
- a CDS encoding cytochrome-c peroxidase, which translates to MNIQKGICTILLCGAALGLMSVKYFNTNDPVYYSISDLRNLYGSGNPALWPAALIDSNVVNFQDIGPLQEPIFPADNPYSEAKRNLGKNLFFDPRLSNSKQIACASCHDPALAWGDAKPVSHGEDRQTGIRNSKSLLNVAYASPLFWDGRALTLEDQARFPIVDPKEMANHVDVAVKTIKKIKGYKPLFKEAFGDDKVTEDRIFKAIATFERTLVSRKSRFDKFVEGDPKQLTDQEIEGLHLFRTKARCISCHNSHYFSDNQFHNVGLTYYKRKYEDLGLYTQTDAVQDIGKFRTPSLRDVAHTAPYMHNGLFPNLTGVLNMYNAGMPNRIPPKGAENDPNYPKNSELLHVLKLDKEELKALEAFLGAISSPVYRESEPEQLPQ; encoded by the coding sequence ATGAACATACAAAAAGGTATTTGTACTATTTTATTATGTGGAGCTGCATTGGGGTTAATGTCAGTAAAATATTTTAATACCAACGATCCTGTATATTATTCTATTTCCGATTTACGAAATTTATACGGTAGCGGTAATCCTGCGCTTTGGCCTGCAGCGCTTATTGATAGCAATGTGGTAAACTTTCAAGATATTGGGCCGTTACAAGAACCTATTTTTCCGGCAGATAATCCATATAGCGAAGCCAAACGTAATTTAGGTAAAAATTTATTTTTTGACCCTAGATTATCTAATTCCAAACAAATTGCTTGTGCATCTTGCCATGATCCGGCTTTAGCTTGGGGAGATGCTAAACCGGTTTCGCATGGTGAAGATAGACAAACCGGAATACGCAATTCTAAATCCTTATTAAACGTGGCGTATGCATCGCCTTTGTTTTGGGATGGTAGAGCATTAACGTTAGAAGATCAGGCACGTTTTCCGATTGTTGATCCTAAAGAAATGGCAAATCATGTAGATGTTGCTGTAAAAACAATTAAAAAAATTAAAGGTTACAAACCGCTTTTTAAAGAAGCTTTTGGAGATGATAAGGTTACTGAAGATCGTATTTTTAAAGCCATTGCTACGTTTGAACGTACATTGGTTAGTAGAAAAAGTAGGTTTGATAAATTTGTTGAAGGCGATCCAAAACAATTAACCGATCAGGAAATAGAAGGTTTACATTTATTTAGAACCAAAGCGCGTTGCATCAGTTGTCATAATTCTCATTATTTTTCAGATAATCAATTTCATAATGTGGGATTAACCTACTACAAACGCAAATATGAAGATTTAGGGCTTTATACCCAAACAGATGCAGTACAAGATATTGGTAAATTTAGAACCCCATCGCTACGTGATGTAGCTCATACAGCCCCGTATATGCATAACGGTTTATTTCCAAACCTTACTGGTGTTTTAAACATGTACAATGCCGGTATGCCAAACAGAATTCCGCCAAAAGGAGCTGAAAATGATCCGAATTACCCAAAAAACTCAGAATTGTTACATGTTTTAAAACTTGATAAAGAAGAATTAAAGGCATTAGAAGCCTTTTTAGGTGCCATTAGTTCTCCTGTTTATAGAGAATCAGAACCTGAACAATTACCACAATAA
- the trpD gene encoding anthranilate phosphoribosyltransferase translates to MKKHIQLLVQKQTLSMQQAKEVILGISQGLFNSSEIVCFISLFMMRPITIQELEGFRAAFLELCVPVDLSEYKTLDMCGTGGDGKNTFNISTLASFVVASCDIPVVKHGNYGLSSISGSSNVLEKIGIRFSADEAVIKKCLDQAGITILHAPLFHPAMKTVGRIRKDLGVKTFFNILGPLINPSHPTYQVIGVYNLEVARMYTYLLQQTKTDFSIVHSIDGYDEVSLTTKAKVISRDSEFVVDPTDFKGVQKIEPFQIYGGNTKDEAAQLFVDIISGKGSEAENNVVAMNAAVAIRLVKKCSLEDAFALAKEKLQNLDALVRLKKLQNLCQ, encoded by the coding sequence ATGAAAAAACACATACAACTCCTTGTTCAAAAACAAACCTTAAGCATGCAGCAAGCGAAAGAAGTAATTTTGGGCATATCACAAGGATTATTTAATTCGTCAGAAATTGTTTGCTTTATCAGTTTGTTTATGATGCGCCCCATAACCATTCAGGAATTAGAAGGTTTTAGAGCTGCATTTTTAGAACTATGCGTACCAGTAGATTTATCTGAATATAAAACTTTAGATATGTGCGGTACGGGTGGCGACGGAAAAAATACGTTTAACATATCAACCTTAGCATCGTTTGTGGTTGCTTCATGCGATATTCCGGTGGTAAAACACGGCAATTACGGCTTATCTTCTATTTCAGGTTCAAGTAATGTTTTAGAGAAAATAGGGATTCGATTTAGTGCTGACGAGGCAGTTATAAAAAAATGTTTAGATCAGGCAGGAATTACCATTTTACACGCGCCATTATTCCATCCAGCCATGAAAACGGTTGGGCGAATCAGAAAAGATTTAGGCGTAAAAACGTTTTTTAATATTTTAGGTCCGCTTATTAATCCGAGCCATCCAACCTACCAAGTTATTGGGGTTTATAATCTTGAAGTTGCTCGCATGTATACCTATTTGTTGCAACAAACCAAAACCGATTTTAGCATTGTACATAGCATTGATGGGTACGACGAAGTTTCGTTAACCACCAAAGCCAAAGTAATTTCTAGAGATAGCGAATTTGTTGTTGATCCGACCGATTTTAAAGGCGTTCAAAAAATTGAACCTTTTCAAATTTATGGCGGAAACACCAAAGATGAAGCTGCGCAATTGTTTGTAGATATTATTTCGGGCAAAGGCAGCGAAGCCGAAAACAATGTTGTGGCCATGAATGCCGCTGTTGCTATTAGATTGGTAAAAAAATGTTCGTTAGAAGATGCGTTTGCGTTAGCGAAAGAAAAATTACAAAACTTAGATGCATTAGTACGTTTAAAAAAATTACAAAACCTATGTCAGTAA
- the trpC gene encoding indole-3-glycerol phosphate synthase TrpC — protein sequence MSVNILNQIVQHKKLEVQALQNVLPIALLEQQIAQKINQNKSLIQSITNSDNGIISEFKRRSPSKKEINYQDSILKVAAVYQQNKSAGMSVLTDTPFFGGSLTDLAQAQTVYHNPILRKDFIVNEYQVYQAKAYGAHAILLIAACLSKSEMQQFSALAKQLNLEVLVEIHDADELTKIPFDAHILYGINNRNLKSFAVDFHNSIKLSQQLPQDSIKIAESGITSAQNILVLREKGFSGFLIGELLMRMDFDSDQITQFFNAVKK from the coding sequence ATGTCAGTAAATATATTAAACCAAATTGTTCAACATAAAAAATTAGAAGTACAAGCCTTACAAAACGTACTTCCAATTGCTTTGCTAGAACAGCAAATAGCGCAAAAAATTAATCAAAACAAATCGTTAATTCAGAGCATTACAAATTCTGACAACGGCATTATATCTGAATTTAAGCGTAGATCACCATCCAAAAAAGAAATCAACTACCAAGATTCTATTTTAAAAGTTGCTGCTGTTTATCAACAAAACAAAAGCGCCGGAATGTCCGTTTTAACCGACACGCCCTTTTTTGGTGGTAGTTTAACCGATTTAGCTCAGGCACAAACCGTTTATCACAATCCTATTTTACGTAAAGATTTTATTGTAAACGAATATCAAGTTTATCAGGCAAAAGCTTACGGTGCACATGCAATTTTGCTTATTGCGGCTTGCTTAAGCAAATCAGAAATGCAGCAATTTAGTGCGTTGGCAAAGCAATTAAACTTAGAAGTTTTGGTAGAAATTCACGATGCAGATGAATTAACTAAAATTCCATTTGATGCACATATTTTATATGGCATTAACAACCGAAACTTAAAAAGTTTTGCGGTAGATTTTCATAATTCAATCAAACTTAGCCAGCAATTACCACAAGATTCAATTAAAATTGCCGAAAGCGGAATTACCTCAGCACAAAATATTTTAGTACTTCGCGAAAAAGGTTTTTCAGGCTTTTTAATTGGTGAATTGTTGATGCGTATGGATTTTGATTCTGATCAAATCACTCAATTTTTTAATGCAGTAAAAAAATGA
- a CDS encoding YceI family protein, translating into MKFLKPLLLSFLVVVFFTATANAQRKQKINLKKSKIEWTGKKLFTSHNGTISFKSGILYFSGKIPVGGDFVVDMQTINTTDLKGKSKDKLDTHLKSNDFFDATQYPESSLVFRNMEPSEEPGAYFVTADLTIKGITHPINFELRLNKVGASATLVVNRTLYDIKYASTSIGMIADKAISDGFELNVAMVY; encoded by the coding sequence ATGAAGTTTTTAAAACCTTTATTGCTTAGTTTTTTAGTCGTAGTTTTTTTTACAGCTACTGCAAATGCACAGCGCAAACAAAAAATAAATTTAAAAAAATCTAAAATTGAATGGACGGGTAAAAAATTATTTACGAGCCATAACGGAACCATTAGTTTTAAAAGCGGTATTCTTTATTTTTCTGGTAAGATTCCCGTGGGCGGTGATTTTGTTGTAGATATGCAAACCATTAACACCACCGATTTAAAAGGAAAAAGTAAAGATAAATTAGATACGCACTTAAAATCGAACGATTTTTTTGATGCTACCCAATATCCAGAATCAAGCTTGGTTTTTAGAAACATGGAACCGTCTGAAGAACCTGGTGCTTATTTTGTAACAGCCGATTTAACTATTAAAGGCATTACACATCCTATAAACTTTGAATTGCGCCTAAATAAAGTTGGAGCCAGTGCAACCTTGGTTGTAAACAGAACCTTGTACGATATTAAATACGCATCAACCAGTATTGGAATGATTGCTGACAAGGCAATTTCTGATGGTTTTGAGCTTAATGTAGCCATGGTTTATTAA
- a CDS encoding rhodanese-like domain-containing protein: protein MNISQTEWWEKAQADADGVIVDVRTPDEFASGFIPGAVNVNFYEQEAFLNFVESLDKTKNYYVYCRSGARSGNSCAIMNEMGIENAYNLSGGILEWQGPLA from the coding sequence ATGAATATTTCTCAAACAGAATGGTGGGAAAAAGCACAAGCTGATGCTGACGGAGTAATTGTTGATGTTAGAACTCCAGACGAATTTGCTTCAGGATTTATTCCGGGTGCTGTAAACGTAAATTTTTACGAACAAGAAGCTTTTTTAAACTTTGTAGAAAGTTTAGACAAAACTAAAAACTATTATGTGTATTGCCGTTCGGGTGCACGTAGCGGAAATTCATGTGCAATTATGAATGAAATGGGGATTGAAAATGCCTACAACCTTTCTGGCGGTATTTTAGAATGGCAAGGCCCTTTAGCATAA
- a CDS encoding group III truncated hemoglobin → MKKDIETRDDVVLLVDVFYNKVGLNPLIGPIFHGILKNDWQPHLNKMYNFWETVLFENTHTYNGAPFPPHRDLPLDQIHFDTWITIFKETVAENFDGPRADEALWRAGKMAEMFLHKIKYFRGEA, encoded by the coding sequence ATGAAAAAAGATATTGAAACACGTGATGATGTTGTTTTGTTGGTGGATGTTTTTTATAATAAGGTTGGATTAAACCCATTAATCGGACCCATTTTTCATGGCATATTAAAAAACGATTGGCAACCGCATTTAAATAAAATGTATAATTTTTGGGAAACCGTTTTGTTCGAAAATACGCATACGTACAACGGTGCACCTTTTCCGCCACATCGTGATTTGCCTTTAGATCAGATTCATTTTGACACTTGGATTACTATTTTTAAAGAAACAGTTGCTGAAAATTTTGATGGTCCCAGAGCCGACGAAGCTTTATGGCGTGCCGGAAAAATGGCAGAAATGTTTTTACATAAAATTAAGTATTTTAGAGGCGAGGCATAA
- a CDS encoding anthranilate synthase component I family protein, translating into MTSKFKFTASFKKIVADVITPVSTYLKIRDQFPNSILLESSDYHSAENSYSFICIHPISQFKVNNQQLTVTYPNQEIQKTSLTQPNQALQQLEQFIACFEPEQNNLPFAAQGLFGYTAFDALPYFDKFEPIVKKENTEIPEIFYQFFECCIAINHFKNEAYLIKYDFDFEIPNAVSLEHLESIIQTQTFATYPFQKSGAIASNLTDDSFKNKVNQAIAHCKKGDVFQLVISRQFQQQFTGDEFNVYRALRSINPSPYLFYFDFGNFKILGSSPEAQLVVKNNKAEIHPIAGTFKRTGNDEEDALLAKQLSEDPKENAEHIMLVDLARNDLSRNGKQVTVETLKQIHFYSHVIHLVSKVTAVLKNKDKALQTFVDTFPAGTLSGAPKFKAIQLIQEIENCNRSFYGGAIGYIDFNGNLNHAIMIRSFLSKNHTLTFQAGAGVVESSNPENENQEVFNKLQALAQALNLAENI; encoded by the coding sequence ATGACATCAAAATTTAAATTTACCGCGTCATTTAAAAAAATTGTAGCCGATGTTATTACACCGGTAAGTACATATTTAAAAATTAGGGATCAGTTTCCGAATAGCATTTTGTTAGAAAGCAGTGATTACCATTCGGCAGAAAACAGCTATTCGTTTATTTGTATTCATCCCATTTCTCAATTTAAAGTTAACAACCAGCAACTAACGGTTACCTACCCAAATCAGGAAATTCAAAAAACAAGTTTAACTCAACCCAACCAAGCTTTACAACAATTAGAACAATTTATTGCTTGTTTTGAACCCGAACAAAACAACTTACCTTTTGCCGCACAAGGTTTGTTTGGTTATACTGCATTTGATGCCTTGCCTTACTTTGACAAGTTTGAACCAATAGTAAAAAAAGAAAATACAGAAATTCCAGAAATTTTTTATCAATTTTTTGAATGTTGCATCGCCATCAATCATTTTAAAAACGAAGCGTATTTAATTAAATATGATTTTGATTTTGAAATTCCTAATGCCGTAAGTTTAGAACATTTAGAAAGCATTATTCAAACGCAAACCTTTGCAACATATCCGTTTCAAAAATCGGGAGCCATAGCATCAAATTTAACCGATGATTCGTTTAAAAACAAAGTAAATCAAGCCATAGCGCATTGTAAAAAAGGTGATGTTTTTCAGTTGGTAATTTCTCGTCAATTTCAGCAACAATTCACTGGTGATGAATTTAATGTTTACCGTGCGCTGCGCAGCATCAATCCTTCACCTTATCTTTTTTATTTTGATTTTGGAAATTTTAAAATTTTAGGATCGTCACCCGAAGCTCAGTTGGTGGTTAAAAACAACAAAGCTGAAATTCATCCCATTGCAGGAACTTTTAAACGTACCGGAAATGATGAAGAAGATGCATTACTTGCCAAACAATTAAGTGAAGATCCGAAAGAAAATGCCGAACATATTATGTTGGTAGATTTAGCAAGAAATGATTTAAGCCGTAACGGAAAGCAAGTTACCGTTGAAACCTTAAAGCAAATTCATTTTTACTCGCACGTTATTCATTTGGTTTCTAAAGTTACTGCCGTTTTAAAAAATAAAGACAAAGCATTACAAACTTTTGTAGATACGTTTCCGGCAGGAACCTTATCTGGAGCGCCCAAATTTAAAGCCATTCAGCTTATTCAAGAAATAGAAAATTGCAACCGCTCGTTTTACGGGGGCGCCATCGGATATATCGATTTTAACGGCAATTTAAATCATGCCATTATGATTCGTTCCTTTTTATCCAAAAATCATACGTTAACTTTTCAGGCCGGTGCTGGCGTAGTAGAAAGTTCGAATCCAGAAAACGAAAATCAAGAAGTATTTAACAAATTACAAGCTTTAGCGCAAGCGCTAAACTTAGCCGAAAATATATAA
- a CDS encoding DUF6850 family outer membrane beta-barrel protein, translated as MNLKHTFTCILFSVSCAVFAQLQDTVSVKSNAYYANYFTDLINNPILYAQFKIKDFTATSIAYQHKQLNFKRQQTASEINNVAFRTQGIYNYSSRLRVFGDFSVTKSLEKNVGFNLSSQRTENQMVLNPNYYYVPKAGNWDTQRYNILGGINYAFNNGVAIGTVLNYKADKLFRKIDPRPEIVEHTIGGKAFVGYTLNQKHTVQLFGGLSQNTLTNSIVYVNDYYNSPIYEDTYVRFNSGFGYTSYNYSYDKNSNRGLTKSSGIAYQYKNEKHVFAANYSYSKLLENLYAKIPGSGTSQLLLKKENITHKYRAINHAIQAKYIFNGSAVNYFAQAGYQLAKNDNFNVTSQGQNFRYVQNRFTFDNGIIKTKNNKTLYAVGLGAVYSRNVIKDLLTVVDKRIHYLEVALQANTDVFKNEKNRLNAEVFVVSYTALQSKLDYLASGSNSAFSEKVIFNDQGYDATTKLTTGTNLTYDIQLKKSYIRIFANYQSLLATGQQYKKYTNQLLNKPNKQVSVGLAIIY; from the coding sequence ATGAACTTAAAACATACGTTTACTTGTATTCTTTTTAGCGTAAGTTGTGCTGTTTTTGCACAACTTCAGGATACGGTATCTGTTAAGTCCAATGCGTATTATGCCAATTATTTTACCGATTTAATTAATAATCCTATTTTATACGCACAATTTAAAATTAAAGACTTTACAGCTACATCAATCGCATATCAGCACAAGCAACTAAACTTTAAACGCCAACAAACGGCTAGCGAAATAAATAATGTTGCGTTTAGAACCCAAGGTATTTACAATTACTCGAGCAGATTGCGTGTTTTTGGTGATTTTTCGGTTACCAAATCGTTAGAAAAAAATGTTGGTTTTAATCTTTCGTCGCAACGCACAGAAAATCAAATGGTACTCAATCCTAATTATTATTATGTACCAAAAGCAGGTAATTGGGATACGCAACGTTACAACATTTTGGGCGGAATTAATTATGCCTTTAACAACGGAGTTGCTATTGGTACGGTACTTAATTACAAAGCAGATAAGCTTTTTAGAAAAATAGATCCAAGACCAGAAATTGTAGAACATACCATTGGCGGAAAAGCTTTTGTTGGTTATACATTAAACCAAAAACATACGGTGCAGTTGTTCGGTGGTTTAAGCCAAAATACCTTAACTAATAGCATTGTTTATGTAAACGATTATTACAATTCGCCAATTTATGAAGATACGTATGTGCGTTTTAACAGCGGTTTTGGGTACACAAGCTACAATTATTCGTACGATAAAAATAGTAACCGCGGATTAACCAAATCATCAGGAATTGCATATCAATATAAAAACGAAAAACATGTGTTTGCTGCAAATTACAGCTACAGCAAGTTATTAGAAAATTTATATGCTAAGATTCCTGGTTCTGGTACCTCGCAATTGCTATTAAAAAAAGAAAATATTACGCATAAATACCGCGCAATTAATCATGCTATTCAGGCAAAATACATTTTTAACGGATCGGCTGTTAATTATTTTGCTCAAGCCGGTTATCAGTTAGCTAAAAATGATAATTTTAATGTTACTTCTCAAGGCCAAAATTTTAGATATGTACAAAATAGATTTACTTTTGACAACGGAATCATTAAAACTAAAAACAACAAAACATTGTATGCTGTTGGCTTAGGTGCTGTATATTCTAGAAATGTAATAAAAGATTTATTAACGGTTGTAGATAAACGCATTCATTATTTAGAAGTTGCTTTGCAAGCGAATACCGATGTTTTTAAAAATGAAAAAAATAGGTTAAATGCCGAAGTTTTTGTAGTTTCTTACACCGCTTTACAAAGCAAGTTAGATTACTTGGCTTCGGGTTCAAACTCAGCTTTTTCAGAAAAAGTTATTTTTAATGATCAAGGATATGATGCTACAACCAAGTTAACCACAGGTACAAATTTGACATACGACATTCAATTAAAAAAATCGTATATCAGAATTTTTGCCAATTACCAAAGTTTGTTAGCAACCGGACAACAATATAAAAAATACACCAATCAATTACTTAATAAACCCAACAAGCAAGTAAGCGTAGGTTTAGCAATAATTTATTAA
- a CDS encoding phosphoribosylanthranilate isomerase, which yields MKVKICGLAHVTNANEIAQLNPDFIGCIFSSASKRFITLEQAKQINHPQKIGVFVNQSIAEIVNIATNCSLYGAQLHGSESVAFCLALKQQIPLLKIIKAFSIAQLADFDAIEDYENAVDYFLFDTKGKDFGGNGIVFNWEMLNQITCNKPYFLAGGIDVAALSQINNLQNKPFVIDANSKLEDAIGIKNNNKTKQLITYVQSI from the coding sequence ATGAAAGTGAAAATTTGTGGTTTAGCGCACGTAACCAACGCGAACGAAATTGCACAACTTAACCCCGATTTTATAGGTTGCATTTTTAGCTCGGCATCAAAACGTTTTATAACTCTTGAACAAGCAAAGCAAATTAATCATCCGCAAAAAATTGGCGTTTTTGTAAATCAATCGATTGCAGAAATTGTAAACATTGCAACAAATTGCTCGTTATATGGCGCTCAACTTCACGGATCCGAATCGGTCGCTTTTTGTTTAGCATTAAAACAACAAATTCCTCTGCTAAAAATAATTAAAGCTTTTTCAATCGCTCAACTTGCTGACTTTGACGCGATAGAAGATTACGAAAATGCAGTTGATTATTTTTTATTTGATACTAAAGGAAAAGATTTTGGTGGCAATGGCATTGTATTTAATTGGGAAATGTTAAATCAAATTACTTGCAACAAACCTTATTTTTTAGCTGGCGGAATAGATGTAGCGGCATTAAGCCAAATAAACAATTTACAAAACAAACCTTTTGTTATTGATGCAAACAGCAAGCTCGAAGATGCAATTGGCATAAAAAACAACAACAAAACCAAACAACTTATTACATATGTCCAATCAATTTAA
- a CDS encoding anthranilate synthase component II, which produces MKKIVVIDNYDSFTYNLVHYLEELNGQPVTVYRNDEFELEELEKFDKILLSPGPGIPDEAGLLKAVIQKYYKTKSILGVCLGQQAIGEVFGGELENLAQVFHGIATPITVLDNSEVLFQNLDSQQQVGRYHSWVVANRNFPEQLVITAVDANNQIMALRHKDYDVRGVQFHPESILTPQGKAMLQNWINH; this is translated from the coding sequence ATGAAAAAAATAGTAGTAATAGATAATTACGACAGCTTTACCTACAATTTGGTACATTATTTAGAAGAATTAAATGGGCAGCCCGTAACTGTTTACCGAAACGATGAATTTGAATTGGAAGAATTAGAAAAGTTTGATAAAATTTTACTTTCTCCCGGCCCGGGAATTCCTGACGAAGCCGGCTTATTAAAAGCTGTTATTCAGAAATATTACAAAACCAAAAGCATTTTAGGCGTTTGTTTAGGTCAGCAAGCTATTGGGGAAGTTTTTGGAGGCGAATTAGAAAACTTAGCCCAAGTTTTTCATGGCATTGCAACGCCAATTACGGTACTTGACAATTCTGAAGTTTTATTCCAAAACCTAGATTCTCAACAACAAGTTGGGCGTTACCATTCTTGGGTAGTTGCCAATCGCAATTTTCCGGAACAATTAGTAATTACGGCGGTTGATGCAAACAACCAAATTATGGCATTGCGCCATAAAGATTATGATGTGCGCGGCGTACAATTTCACCCCGAAAGCATTTTAACACCACAAGGAAAAGCAATGTTACAAAACTGGATAAATCATTAA
- a CDS encoding DUF4876 domain-containing protein encodes MKKIALLLTAGLAAWGCAEDDFGTTTGGLTTVPYSLTAVYEPNIPAANASITLVNINTNDSYELVTDENGFAYVANLLPGTYNISGSNKLNNEQFETIFGYAETNDEINFNGNLNNTVINANFAPGKIKLAQAKTGNLVIKQVYYAGSDALKGAVMRDQFIEIYNNSNQLLYADGLYIALLHGATTLNPSAANAPYTLSSGQWDWSKSSGMSIIGGDANTDYVYADYVVQIPGNGSQYPIEPGKSIVIAQTGINHKQPLSNDGKDYKIDNPDLTVDLSEADFEAYLGDFRKSIGKEPFASDIENPAVPNVNIAFWGIPGAYFGNTDLILNPQGTDSFVIFKDEDFILYKFFPLPNVVNVSGSTPHYIQIPVNKIIDGVDAQHFRPSSARPKMLPSHIDATSISVSNQYNSSAIIRKIKSTTPDGRIILQDTNNSNNDFIEMKANPKGFATN; translated from the coding sequence ATGAAAAAAATAGCATTATTACTTACAGCAGGATTAGCAGCTTGGGGCTGTGCCGAAGATGATTTTGGTACAACAACCGGCGGATTAACCACCGTGCCTTATTCATTAACTGCCGTTTACGAACCTAATATTCCGGCAGCAAATGCCTCAATTACCTTAGTTAACATAAACACCAACGATAGCTACGAGCTGGTTACAGACGAAAATGGATTTGCCTATGTTGCAAACCTTTTACCAGGTACGTACAACATTTCGGGAAGCAACAAACTAAACAACGAGCAGTTTGAAACTATTTTTGGGTATGCCGAAACCAACGACGAAATTAACTTTAACGGCAACCTAAATAATACGGTGATTAATGCCAATTTTGCCCCTGGTAAAATAAAATTAGCACAAGCTAAAACCGGCAATTTAGTTATTAAACAAGTTTATTATGCCGGATCTGACGCCTTAAAAGGTGCCGTAATGCGTGATCAGTTTATAGAAATTTATAACAATTCCAATCAACTTTTATATGCAGATGGCCTTTATATTGCCTTGTTACACGGCGCAACAACCCTGAATCCATCGGCAGCCAATGCGCCATATACGCTAAGTTCGGGGCAATGGGATTGGTCTAAATCTTCGGGCATGTCAATTATTGGTGGTGATGCTAATACCGATTATGTTTATGCGGATTACGTAGTTCAAATTCCGGGTAATGGTTCGCAATATCCTATTGAACCAGGAAAATCAATTGTAATTGCACAAACAGGAATCAACCACAAACAACCTTTAAGTAATGATGGTAAAGATTATAAAATTGATAATCCTGATTTAACGGTAGATTTATCTGAAGCTGATTTTGAAGCTTATTTGGGTGATTTTAGAAAATCTATTGGTAAAGAACCTTTTGCATCAGATATTGAAAACCCAGCAGTGCCGAATGTAAATATTGCATTTTGGGGAATTCCGGGCGCGTATTTTGGTAACACCGATTTAATTTTAAATCCTCAAGGTACCGATTCGTTCGTGATTTTTAAAGATGAAGATTTTATTCTGTATAAATTTTTTCCGTTACCAAATGTGGTAAATGTTAGCGGCAGCACGCCACATTATATTCAGATTCCTGTAAATAAAATTATTGACGGAGTTGATGCGCAACATTTTAGACCAAGCAGCGCGCGTCCAAAAATGTTACCATCACATATTGATGCTACATCAATCAGTGTATCTAATCAGTACAATTCGAGTGCTATAATTCGTAAAATAAAAAGTACTACGCCAGACGGACGTATTATTTTACAAGATACCAACAACTCGAATAATGATTTTATTGAAATGAAAGCCAACCCAAAAGGTTTTGCTACAAACTAA
- a CDS encoding NAD(P)H-dependent oxidoreductase has translation MNNFIKNQNWRYATKKFDASKKITADDLLYLKEAIRLSVSSYGLQPYQVLIIENPEVRQQIKEVAFNQAQITDASHLFVFASYTELSDAKVDAYITNIANTRNIEVEKVNGYGTFIKGIFNPKTEQEVLDWTAKQAYIALTNLINAAAERKIDVTPMEGFIAEKVNEILQLQDRNLNAVLLAPVGFRADDDATQFDAKVRKADQDLFIHI, from the coding sequence ATGAACAACTTTATAAAAAACCAAAATTGGCGTTATGCAACCAAAAAATTCGATGCAAGTAAAAAAATAACAGCCGATGATTTATTGTATTTAAAAGAAGCGATTCGTTTAAGCGTTTCGTCGTACGGATTACAACCCTATCAAGTTTTAATTATTGAGAATCCAGAAGTTCGTCAACAAATTAAAGAAGTTGCTTTTAATCAAGCTCAAATAACTGATGCATCACATTTATTTGTTTTTGCAAGTTATACCGAATTAAGTGATGCAAAAGTTGATGCTTACATTACAAATATTGCAAACACACGCAACATTGAAGTTGAAAAAGTAAACGGTTACGGCACATTTATTAAAGGCATTTTTAATCCTAAAACCGAACAAGAAGTTTTAGATTGGACAGCAAAACAAGCTTATATTGCCCTTACGAACTTAATTAATGCAGCTGCAGAACGTAAAATTGATGTTACCCCGATGGAAGGTTTTATAGCAGAAAAAGTAAATGAAATTTTACAATTGCAAGATCGTAATTTAAACGCTGTATTACTTGCCCCGGTTGGTTTTAGAGCCGATGATGATGCGACGCAATTTGATGCTAAAGTTAGAAAAGCGGATCAGGATTTATTTATACACATTTAA